A window from Musa acuminata AAA Group cultivar baxijiao chromosome BXJ3-10, Cavendish_Baxijiao_AAA, whole genome shotgun sequence encodes these proteins:
- the LOC135650876 gene encoding uncharacterized protein LOC135650876, which produces MAGEAAAADTPSEPPASSDFVIHHRWSRSPAAADSSVPRFQPRALHVGRAYPNGGGEFERRPRAGEATGYTSLRDLIDSPPRPIGASSPAAPGAGGGREIRIRNRLVKQAAYAYLQPTPSAAESDRLRRRHQSLRRFLAVLTCGLGVDPLLSCIDFVCRLVHRPRR; this is translated from the coding sequence ATGGCGGGGGAAGCCGCCGCGGCCGACACGCCCTCGGAACCGCCGGCGAGCAGTGATTTCGTCATCCACCATCGATGGTCGAGGTCCCCCGCCGCCGCGGACTCCTCCGTCCCGCGGTTCCAGCCGAGGGCGCTCCACGTCGGGCGCGCCTACCCCAACGGCGGCGGCGAATTCGAGCGCCGCCCTCGCGCTGGAGAGGCCACGGGCTACACCAGCCTCCGGGACCTCATCGACTCGCCTCCGCGGCCCATCGGGGCCTCGTCCCCGGCCGCCCCCGGCGCCGGCGGGGGCCGGGAGATCCGGATCAGGAACCGCCTCGTGAAGCAGGCAGCGTACGCGTACCTCCAGCCGACGCCGTCCGCGGCGGAGTCCGACCGTCTTCGCCGCCGCCACCAGTCGCTCCGTCGGTTCCTCGCCGTCCTCACCTGCGGCCTCGGCGTGGACCCGCTCCTCTCCTGCATCGATTTCGTCTGCCGGCTCGTCCATCGTCCGCGACGATGA
- the LOC135583670 gene encoding transcription factor E2FB-like isoform X2, translating into MGIRGSQPPSVGRAVETTWPMRWLLRLLKSVQEDNEAKVLHERATSTGYAVGFTSPLLTPVSEKGRKTYSKSKISKHSKSSTQTLLSYAGSHPGNNLTPVGNSRYDSSLGLLTKKFINLLRHAQDGILDLNKATEILKVQKRRIYDITNVLEGIGLVEKTLKNRISWKGLDDMGPVEVDDDASILQEEIDKLTLEECRLDELISQMQERLRDLSEDESNHKWLYVTKDDISHLPCFQNKTLIAIKAPHGTTLEVPDPDEAEEYPQRRYRIVLRSTMGAIDVYLVSQFEDKYEGMSGVEMPPKVLAISNSGSVENYMVPFVTEESRGNGMEVDIQHSERIWSDVNSSRDFDGGMMKIVPSDIDTEADYWLLSDAGASITDMWKTASEVKWDDISTGGANTPQPRAPSGVVEVSSDANSSLR; encoded by the exons ATGGGCATCAGGGGTTCTCAGCCGCCGTCGGTCGGTCGGGCGGTGGAGACGACATGGCCGATGCGCTGGTTATTAAGACTCCT AAAGTCTGTACAAGAAGATAATGAAGCTAAAGTACTGCACGAGCGGGCAACTAGCACTGGATATGCTGTGGGATTCACAAGTCCTCTACTCACACCGGTGtcagaaaaaggaagaaagacgTATAGTAAGTCCAAGATTTCTAAGCACAGTAAGTCCAGCACTCAAACCCTTCTGTCATATGCTG GTTCACATCCTGGCAACAATCTTACTCCAGTTGGAAATAGTCGTTATGATAGCTCCCTAG gGCTTTTGACCAAGAAGTTTATCAATTTGCTTAGACATGCACAAGATGGCATCCTTGATCTGAATAAAGCCACAGAAATTTTGAAG GTGCAAAAGAGGCGGATATATGACATCACTAATGTTCTTGAAGGCATTGGACTTGTAGAGAAAACACTTAAGAACAGAATCTCTTGGAA GGGACTAGATGACATGGGTCCAGTTGAGGTTGATGATGATGCTTCGATTTTACAG GAAGAAATTGACAAACTTACGTTGGAGGAGTGCAGATTAGATGAGCTTATCAG CCAAATGCAAGAAAGACTGAGGGACCTCAGTGAAGATGAAAGCAATCATAA GTGGCTTTACGTGACTAAAGATGATATCTCGCACCTTCCCTGCTTTCAG AACAAAACACTAATAGCAATTAAAGCACCTCATGGTACTACCCTTGAAGTTCCAGATCCTGATGAG GCTGAGGAATATCCTCAGAGGAGATACCGAATTGTCCTAAGAAGCACTATGGGTGCTATAGATGTATACCTTGTGAG tcaatttgaagacAAGTATGAGGGGATGAGTGGTGTTGAGATGCCCCCGAAGGtccttgccatatcaaattcaggatCTGTCGAGAACTACATGGTGCCATTTGTCACAGAAGAGAGCAGAGGGAATGGAATGGAGGTTGATATTCAACACAGCGAGAGGATCTGGTCTGATGTAAATTCTTCACGGGATTTTGATGGTGGTATGATGAAGATTGTTCCTTCAGACATTGAT ACTGAAGCTGATTATTGGCTTCTATCAGATGCTGGTGCTAGCATTACAGATATGTGGAAGACTGCAT CAGAGGTTAAATGGGATGACATCAGCACAGGTGGTGCCAACACACCTCAACCACGAGCTCCGTCTGGTGTTGTTGAGGTCTCTTCAGATGCAAATTCTTCCCTTAGATGA
- the LOC135583670 gene encoding transcription factor E2FB-like isoform X1 translates to MSSIQAAGKQPAQQPGQMFQPSKQCLPFASSRPPFVLLDGHQGFSAAVGRSGGGDDMADALVIKTPLNRKSVQEDNEAKVLHERATSTGYAVGFTSPLLTPVSEKGRKTYSKSKISKHSKSSTQTLLSYAGSHPGNNLTPVGNSRYDSSLGLLTKKFINLLRHAQDGILDLNKATEILKVQKRRIYDITNVLEGIGLVEKTLKNRISWKGLDDMGPVEVDDDASILQEEIDKLTLEECRLDELISQMQERLRDLSEDESNHKWLYVTKDDISHLPCFQNKTLIAIKAPHGTTLEVPDPDEAEEYPQRRYRIVLRSTMGAIDVYLVSQFEDKYEGMSGVEMPPKVLAISNSGSVENYMVPFVTEESRGNGMEVDIQHSERIWSDVNSSRDFDGGMMKIVPSDIDTEADYWLLSDAGASITDMWKTASEVKWDDISTGGANTPQPRAPSGVVEVSSDANSSLR, encoded by the exons ATGTCCAGCATCCAGGCAGCTGGTAAGCAACCGGCTCAGCAGCCAGGGCAGATGTTTCAGCCGTCAAAGCAGTGCTTGCCGTTTGCCTCGTCAAGACCGCCGTTCGTCTTGCTGGATGGGCATCAGGGGTTCTCAGCCGCCGTCGGTCGGTCGGGCGGTGGAGACGACATGGCCGATGCGCTGGTTATTAAGACTCCT TTGAACAGAAAGTCTGTACAAGAAGATAATGAAGCTAAAGTACTGCACGAGCGGGCAACTAGCACTGGATATGCTGTGGGATTCACAAGTCCTCTACTCACACCGGTGtcagaaaaaggaagaaagacgTATAGTAAGTCCAAGATTTCTAAGCACAGTAAGTCCAGCACTCAAACCCTTCTGTCATATGCTG GTTCACATCCTGGCAACAATCTTACTCCAGTTGGAAATAGTCGTTATGATAGCTCCCTAG gGCTTTTGACCAAGAAGTTTATCAATTTGCTTAGACATGCACAAGATGGCATCCTTGATCTGAATAAAGCCACAGAAATTTTGAAG GTGCAAAAGAGGCGGATATATGACATCACTAATGTTCTTGAAGGCATTGGACTTGTAGAGAAAACACTTAAGAACAGAATCTCTTGGAA GGGACTAGATGACATGGGTCCAGTTGAGGTTGATGATGATGCTTCGATTTTACAG GAAGAAATTGACAAACTTACGTTGGAGGAGTGCAGATTAGATGAGCTTATCAG CCAAATGCAAGAAAGACTGAGGGACCTCAGTGAAGATGAAAGCAATCATAA GTGGCTTTACGTGACTAAAGATGATATCTCGCACCTTCCCTGCTTTCAG AACAAAACACTAATAGCAATTAAAGCACCTCATGGTACTACCCTTGAAGTTCCAGATCCTGATGAG GCTGAGGAATATCCTCAGAGGAGATACCGAATTGTCCTAAGAAGCACTATGGGTGCTATAGATGTATACCTTGTGAG tcaatttgaagacAAGTATGAGGGGATGAGTGGTGTTGAGATGCCCCCGAAGGtccttgccatatcaaattcaggatCTGTCGAGAACTACATGGTGCCATTTGTCACAGAAGAGAGCAGAGGGAATGGAATGGAGGTTGATATTCAACACAGCGAGAGGATCTGGTCTGATGTAAATTCTTCACGGGATTTTGATGGTGGTATGATGAAGATTGTTCCTTCAGACATTGAT ACTGAAGCTGATTATTGGCTTCTATCAGATGCTGGTGCTAGCATTACAGATATGTGGAAGACTGCAT CAGAGGTTAAATGGGATGACATCAGCACAGGTGGTGCCAACACACCTCAACCACGAGCTCCGTCTGGTGTTGTTGAGGTCTCTTCAGATGCAAATTCTTCCCTTAGATGA
- the LOC135650702 gene encoding uncharacterized protein LOC135650702 yields MEAGGVGCGGGGGDGWSEAVEDLVDRGDVEGAISVLESVVSRLQTLDGPPSPSGDLRLAAALGDLADLHSSRGFSLKADELRSRGFAIRARGSVPPLTPTSGGSEPVREKISPQEEIRVSTPSSDHEEDEDDWEAIADRGIHDESLLSSNTGDGEAPSSSRKDPEVLVTPKRRGRGSFLYQKSCLYSEQVDAVTLADDNSKLDIESIEGHQRRAEDDAASGGRNSGYGTNHVLVLYDFPPSTRTTELEKFFEKFKDGGFAIRWVNDTVALAVFRTPAFARDAQNITHYPFKVRSLQEDDNLWNQICTKDLEPPYPRPKTSARTAQRLIAQVVGIKPSTEFGSNDLRKQEEARKNRIVTRRSLRDDAWGSDDP; encoded by the exons ATGGAGGCCGGCGGCGTAGGttgcggcggaggcggaggagacGGGTGGAGTGAGGCAGTAGAGGACTTGGTCGATCGCGGCGATGTCGAGGGGGCCATCTCCGTCCTCGAATCAGTGGTCTCCAGGCTGCAAACCCTGGATGGCCCCCCGTCGCCATCCGGCGATCTCCGCCTCGCCGCCGCCCTCGGGGATCTCGCCGACCTTCACTCCTCCCGTGGCTTCTCCCTGAAGGCCGACGAGCTCCGGTCCCGCGGTTTCGCCATTCGTGCCCGCGGCTCCGTTCCGCCTTTGACCCCGACATCAGG GGGTTCTGAGCCAGTGAGGGAGAAGATTTCGCCGCAAGAAGAAATTAGGGTTTCAACTCCTTCTAGCGACCACGAAGAAGACGAAGATG ATTGGGAGGCAATTGCAGACCGTGGCATCCATGACGAATCGTTGCTATCTTCGAACACTGGAGATGGAGAGGCACCTAGTTCTTCAAGGAAAGATCCCGAGGTGCTTGTAACTCCAAAGAGGCGGGGAAGGGGATCTTTCTTGTACCAAAAGAGTTGCTTGTACAGTGAACAGGTGGATGCCGTGACCCTTGCCGATGACAACTCGAAGTTGGACATTGAATCAATTGAGGGTCATCAACGTCGTGCTGAGGACGATGCAGCAAGCGGGGGCAGGAATT CTGGATATGGTACCAACCATGTTCTTGTGCTATATGACTTTCCGCCTAGTACTCGAACAACGGAGTTAGAGAAGTTCTTCGAGAAATTCAAAGATGGTGGGTTTGCTATCCGATGGGTCAATGACACTGTTGCACTTGCAGTTTTCCGAACACCAGCATTTG CACGTGATGCTCAAAACATCACTCACTATCCATTCAAAGTCCGTTCTCTGCAGGAGGATGATAACCTGTGGAACCAGATCTGCACCAAAG ATCTGGAACCTCCTTACCCGAGGCCCAAGACTtctgcaagaacagcccaaaggtTGATTGCTCAGGTAGTGGGAATAAAGCCGTCTACCGAATTCGGGTCTAATGATCTGAGGAAACAGGAAGAAGCAAGAAAAAATCGAATAGTGACTCGGAGGTCCTTGCGTGATGATGCCTGGGGCTCTGATGATCCGTAG
- the LOC135650677 gene encoding E3 ubiquitin-protein ligase PUB23-like yields the protein MEEVLEVPEYYLCPISLQMMRDPVTVTTGITYDRESIERWLFSGKHRDCPVTKQPLPPELDLTPNHTLRRLIQAWCVEHASDGVERFPTPRPTVDKSQVAAILDEVMIPQTRMSALQRLKSVVLESDRNRRCVEESGAADLLVSIIREQEECNDGDEALAILCSLQISGERLLDLLRRNDDLVGTLTSILSQRNDQSQAYALLLLKSLVPVMSPSRMSDLREEFFSGIVKGLQDKVSRQATKAALQILAGVCCCKRNKVKAVRAGAVFVLIELLLGETERRRCEMLLAVLDQLCGCAEGRAEVVAHAAGISVVSKKILRVSKLASAMSARILCSVAKLSPSPPVLQEMLQVGAVSKLCLLLQVDCGVRLKDKAKEILKLHSRVWRSSPCLPPLLLASYP from the coding sequence ATGGAAGAAGTACTTGAAGTCCCAGAATACTATCTCTGTCCTATATCTCTTCAGATGATGAGGGATCCGGTGACCGTCACCACCGGCATAACGTACGACCGGGAGAGCATCGAGCGGTGGTTGTTCTCCGGCAAGCACCGCGACTGCCCCGTCACCAAGCAACCGCTGCCCCCGGAGCTCGACCTCACACCGAACCACACTCTCCGTCGGCTGATTCAAGCGTGGTGCGTGGAGCACGCGTCCGACGGCGTGGAGCGGTTCCCGACTCCCCGTCCCACGGTCGACAAGTCCCAGGTCGCCGCCATCCTCGATGAGGTCATGATTCCGCAGACGCGGATGAGCGCTCTCCAAAGGCTGAAGAGCGTCGTGTTGGAGAGCGATCGCAACCGACGGTGCGTCGAGGAATCCGGTGCGGCTGATCTCTTGGTCTCGATCATAAGAGAACAAGAGGAATGCAATGATGGCGATGAAGCTCTGGCTATCTTGTGCTCCCTTCAGATCTCGGGAGAACGCCTACTCGATCTGCTTCGAAGGAACGACGATCTCGTCGGAACGCTAACGTCGATCTTGAGCCAACGGAACGACCAGTCGCAAGCctacgccctcctcctcctcaaatCTCTGGTCCCTGTCATGTCCCCGTCCAGAATGTCAGATCTGAGAGAGGAGTTCTTCTCCGGGATCGTGAAGGGGCTGCAGGACAAGGTCTCGAGACAGGCCACCAAGGCCGCGCTGCAGATTCTCGCCGGCGTTTGCTGCTGCAAGAGGAACAAGGTGAAGGCGGTGCGAGCCGGAGCTGTCTTCGTCCTGATCGAGCTGTTGCTGGGTGAGACCGAGAGGAGGAGGTGCGAGATGCTGCTGGCGGTGCTGGACCAGCTCTGCGGGTGCGCCGAGGGGCGGGCGGAGGTGGTGGCTCACGCGGCGGGGATCTCCGTGGTCTCGAAGAAGATACTCCGGGTTTCGAAGCTGGCGAGCGCCATGTCGGCGAGGATACTGTGCTCGGTGGCGAAGCTGTCGCCGTCGCCGCCGGTGCTGCAGGAGATGCTGCAAGTGGGGGCGGTGTCCAAGCTGTGTTTGCTGCTTCAGGTGGACTGTGGAGTGAGGCTCAAGGATAAGGCGAAGGAGATACTGAAGCTGCACTCTAGGGTTTGGAGGAGCTCTCCCTGTTTGCCACCTCTGTTGCTGGCTTCCTATCCATGA